CATGACTCATGTGTATAAAGTATGTTTTCTTCGCCCGAATGCGCTGCGCAACCGCCAACGCCTCCTCCAAATCCTGATGTGTAGGATGCGGGGCTATCCGTAGTGCATTCACTATCAAAACATCTATTCCGGCTAATTGTTCATACGATTCTTCGGGCATAGTCAGCATATCGGTGATGTAGCCGAGCTGTCCGATGCGGTAACCCAGAATCGGCAGCCGCCCGTGCATCACACGCAAAGGTATGACCTCCGTAGTATTTATAAAGAATTTCTGCCCGACCGATATTTCCTGCAAAGGAATATCGGGAACACCCGGGTAGCGATGATCTACAAAACAGTAGGGCATACGCAAGCGCAAAGCGTCCGACACGTATTGTTCCGCATAGATAGGCACAGAACCGAAACGGCAGAACGGACGCAAATCATCCAGCCCGCCCACATGGTCATAATGTTCGTGAGTAATCAGCACACCGTCTATCCTTTCAAAAGGCAGGCGTAAGACCTGCGTCCGAAAATCGGGACCGCAGTCAATCAGTATCCGTGCATCGCCTGTCTCTACAATAGCAGACGTGCGCAACCGGTTATCTTTCGGGTCGGCAGAAGTACAGACCGGACACGTACAGCCAATCTGAGGGACTCCCGTCGACGTTCCACTTCCAAGTATTCTTATTTTCATTTCTTTCAGACGAAATTTACTTCCGGATGTATATCTATGCCGAACTTCTCACGGACAGAAGCCCGCACCGCATCCGAAAGCGCAATTATATCACTACCTTTCGCTCCACCGCAATTCACCAGCACCAAGGCTTGCTTATCGTGTACAGCCGCCGGACCTAAGGCTTTCCCTTTCCACCCGCACTGATCGATCATCCAGCCGGCGGGAATCTTCACCCGTCCTTCCGGCAGTTCGTAGTAGGGCATTCCCGGATATTCCTGCTGTAAAGCTTCCAGCTTCTCCCTCGGCACAATCGGGTTCATAAAGAAACTACCGGCATTTCCCATTACTTTCGGGTCGGGCAACTTAGCCTCACGAATGTCAATAATGATTTTCCGGACGACAGGCAAAGTCAGCGCAGGATATTTTTCAAGTTCCTGACGAATCGTTCCGTAATCGAGCATATAATGTTCCTCTTTACTAAGCCGGAAGCAGACATGAGTCACAAAAACGGATTTGTTCTCAGGACGTTTGAAGATACTGTTGCGATAGGCATAGCCACATTCTTCAACAGAATAAACGCGTTCCCGCCCCTGAATGTTCACCGTTTCCACGGTTGTTATCAAGTCCTTTACTTCCACGCCGTAGGCTCCGATATTCTGCACAGCGCTTGCACCTACCTCGCCGGGAATGAGTGAAAGATTTTCAGCTCCATACCACCCGTGTTCTACACAATATGCCACAAAATCATCCCACACCACACCTGCGCCTACACGCACGGAAACAGAGCGTTCGTCTTCCTCCGCCACTTCGATTCCTTCGATACGGGAGTGCAACACCACTCCTTCATAGTCTTTGGTAAATAACAGGTTGCTGCCGCCGCCAATATGCAAAAAAGGTGTCGTAACGGCACCTTGCTCAATCAACGTCTTCAGTTCTTCCACCGAAACATATTCAATGAAACGGTTGGCACTGACGTCAATGCCGAAGGTATTGTAGGGTAAAAGAGAATACATCGTTTAAAGTTATATAGTTATTCTATTCGTTATATGTCGATAAATGCAGACTGTTATATTCGCTATCATCAGATGCTTACATCTTCAAATTTATATAGCTCCCATTCGCCTGCTTTCCGGCGAAAATAAAGAATATTCGAAAACCCGTTTCCGATTCCTTTCAGTGCCAGGATTTTAGTTGGCGATCCGTCATCATTCCGTTGCCCGTAATTGATATTCGAAAGGCGTTCGGCAGGCAATGCCGGCTTGAAGGCAAACCACTGGTTCAAATCGAGAGTAGTCTCCAGCACAGAGAAATCATCGTCCGGATCGGTAGTAACAAAAGCCAATGGCTCACGCACACGCTGGCTCTGGAAAAGGCTGTCGGTAGCGAAATGGCCGAAGAACTCCACAAAGTCCTCGTTTTCATCCCGTTCGATAGGACGCAGATTGATAGCCTCCAGAATCCACGCTCCCTTGATACGCTCAAAGTAATATTTCTTCATCATCCGTGTCTTCACGAATATCCACTCCACTTGCACGGAAGTGAGAGAGGTATCTCCTACCAAGTCCATGTCTTCCTCTTTATCAAACAGGAGCGTATAATAATGCTGTTTGGTAAACAGGTTGTCGTGCTTCCAGTTACGTTCCTCGATATTCGCCTTTTTATCTCCGTTGTAGTAGGGCAACGGAAATTTCACACGCTGACGTTGCAACACATCATCGGAAGCAAAATTATAGATGAAATCGTCGAAAGATTCGTCAGCCTGTATAGGCTGCGGATCTTCCGGCAATTCATCCAGGTGGATTGAATCGGCTTTGTGCCGGATAGAATCCACCTCTTGAGTAATAGATGCGAAGGGGTCAATCTTAGCTTTTTTATTGCTACAAGCACCCAGTAAACCGAGTAATATGACCCCTGCAATTAGTTTTTTCATTATTTTAATTTCTCTCTAAGCTTTTCAAGCATATCCACCGTCATGCTTTCCAGGTCATAAGCCGGCTTCCAACCCCACTCTTCACGAGCACAGGTGTCGTCCAGGCTGTCGGGCCAACTATCGGCAATGCGTTGTTTCAACGGGTCTACATCGTAGATCATCTGAAACTCCGGCACATGCTTTTTGATAGCTTGATAGATCGTCTCCGGATCGAAACTCATAGAGGCGATATTGAAAGCATTGCGGTGTATCAATTTTGTCGGGTCAGCTTCCATAAGCGTAATCGCTGCATTCAGCGCATCCGGCATATACATCATATCCATTAAAGTGCCTTCTTTGATAGGACACACAAATTTTTCACCTTTTACAGCCGAATAATAAATGTCGACAGCGTAATCGGTTGTTCCTCCACCCGGAGGGGTTACGTTCGAGATAATGCCCGGGAAACGGACTGCACGAGTGTCGACACCATATTTATTAAAATAGTAGTCGCTCAACAACTCGGTTGTCACTTTAGTAACTCCATACATGGTACGCGGACGCTGAATGGTGTCCTGCGGCGTCTTCGTATGAGGTGTACTTGCACCAAAAGAACCGATTGAACTGGGTGTAAACACGGCACATCCCTGTTCGCGCGCTACTTCCAATACATTCCATAGCCCATCAATGCCAATCTTCCAAGCCAGCTTCGGCTTCGATTCGGCTACCACTGATAGCAAGGCAGCCAGATTATACACTGTGTCAATGTGGTATTCTTTCACCACAGACGCAATCATTTCCCCATTGGTCACGTCGACAATAGCCGCCGGTCCTGATTCTTTCAACTCTCCCTTAGGTTCTGCACCCGGGATATAACCAGCTACCACGTTTGTGTTACCATAGCGTTTACGTAGCTCCATCGTTAACTCGGAGCCGATCTGTCCGGTGGCTCCAATAATCAAAATGTGTTTCATTTTTTCTTCGTACTTAAATTATTAAGCTAAATAGTGCGCAAAGTAAGCACTTTTTTTTCAGATTTTAATCAAAAAGATATGGTTATTCCAATAAAAATTGTGTCCTTTGTAATCGAACTTAATTACTCAAACACTATGTACGGTAAAATGAAAGATTTTCTCAGCCAAACATTGGCTGAAATTAAAGAAGCCGGTCTTTATAAAGAAGAACGACTAATTGAAAGTGCGCAGCAAGCTGCCATCACTGTAAAAGGTAAAGAAGTGCTGAACTTCTGCGCTAACAACTACCTGGGACTGTCCAATCACCCCCGATTGATCAAAGCTTCCCAGGAAATGATGAACCGACGCGGATATGGTATGTCCTCCGTTCGTTTCATTTGTGGAACACAAGATATACACAAAGAACTGGAAGCTGCTATTTCCGACTATTTCCAAACAGAAGACACGATTCTATATGCTGCCTGCTTCGATGCAAACGGTGGTGTGT
The nucleotide sequence above comes from Bacteroides caccae. Encoded proteins:
- a CDS encoding MBL fold metallo-hydrolase → MKIRILGSGTSTGVPQIGCTCPVCTSADPKDNRLRTSAIVETGDARILIDCGPDFRTQVLRLPFERIDGVLITHEHYDHVGGLDDLRPFCRFGSVPIYAEQYVSDALRLRMPYCFVDHRYPGVPDIPLQEISVGQKFFINTTEVIPLRVMHGRLPILGYRIGQLGYITDMLTMPEESYEQLAGIDVLIVNALRIAPHPTHQDLEEALAVAQRIRAKKTYFIHMSHDMGLHAEVERKLPENIHLAYDGLEILL
- a CDS encoding DUF4348 domain-containing protein, coding for MKKLIAGVILLGLLGACSNKKAKIDPFASITQEVDSIRHKADSIHLDELPEDPQPIQADESFDDFIYNFASDDVLQRQRVKFPLPYYNGDKKANIEERNWKHDNLFTKQHYYTLLFDKEEDMDLVGDTSLTSVQVEWIFVKTRMMKKYYFERIKGAWILEAINLRPIERDENEDFVEFFGHFATDSLFQSQRVREPLAFVTTDPDDDFSVLETTLDLNQWFAFKPALPAERLSNINYGQRNDDGSPTKILALKGIGNGFSNILYFRRKAGEWELYKFEDVSI
- a CDS encoding NAD-dependent epimerase/dehydratase family protein; its protein translation is MKHILIIGATGQIGSELTMELRKRYGNTNVVAGYIPGAEPKGELKESGPAAIVDVTNGEMIASVVKEYHIDTVYNLAALLSVVAESKPKLAWKIGIDGLWNVLEVAREQGCAVFTPSSIGSFGASTPHTKTPQDTIQRPRTMYGVTKVTTELLSDYYFNKYGVDTRAVRFPGIISNVTPPGGGTTDYAVDIYYSAVKGEKFVCPIKEGTLMDMMYMPDALNAAITLMEADPTKLIHRNAFNIASMSFDPETIYQAIKKHVPEFQMIYDVDPLKQRIADSWPDSLDDTCAREEWGWKPAYDLESMTVDMLEKLREKLK
- the murB gene encoding UDP-N-acetylmuramate dehydrogenase yields the protein MYSLLPYNTFGIDVSANRFIEYVSVEELKTLIEQGAVTTPFLHIGGGSNLLFTKDYEGVVLHSRIEGIEVAEEDERSVSVRVGAGVVWDDFVAYCVEHGWYGAENLSLIPGEVGASAVQNIGAYGVEVKDLITTVETVNIQGRERVYSVEECGYAYRNSIFKRPENKSVFVTHVCFRLSKEEHYMLDYGTIRQELEKYPALTLPVVRKIIIDIREAKLPDPKVMGNAGSFFMNPIVPREKLEALQQEYPGMPYYELPEGRVKIPAGWMIDQCGWKGKALGPAAVHDKQALVLVNCGGAKGSDIIALSDAVRASVREKFGIDIHPEVNFV